The following are encoded in a window of Kitasatospora fiedleri genomic DNA:
- the purQ gene encoding phosphoribosylformylglycinamidine synthase subunit PurQ — protein MTTRIGVVTFPGSLDDRDAQRAVRLAGAEPVALWHRDKDLHQVDAVVLPGGFSYGDYLRCGAISRFSPVMDTVIEQAKLGMPVLGICNGFQVLCESHLLPGALTRNDSLHFICRDQKLRIENADTAWTRDYSAGQEIVVPLKNGEGRFVADGHVLDELEAEGRIVARYLDVNPNGSYRDIAGITNAAGNVVGLMPHPEHAVEPLTGPTTEGLGFFTSVLKQLVNA, from the coding sequence GTGACCACCCGTATCGGCGTCGTCACTTTCCCCGGCTCCCTCGACGACCGCGACGCCCAGCGCGCGGTCCGGCTGGCCGGCGCCGAGCCGGTCGCCCTCTGGCACCGTGACAAGGATCTCCACCAGGTCGACGCCGTCGTCCTGCCCGGCGGATTCTCCTACGGCGACTATCTGCGCTGCGGTGCCATCTCCCGCTTCTCGCCGGTGATGGACACCGTCATCGAGCAGGCGAAGCTCGGAATGCCGGTCCTCGGTATCTGCAACGGCTTCCAGGTGCTGTGCGAATCGCACCTGCTGCCCGGCGCGCTCACCCGGAACGACTCGCTGCACTTCATCTGCCGCGACCAGAAGCTCCGCATCGAGAACGCCGACACCGCCTGGACCCGGGATTACTCGGCCGGCCAGGAAATCGTCGTTCCGCTGAAGAACGGCGAGGGCCGGTTCGTCGCCGACGGGCACGTCCTCGACGAACTGGAGGCGGAGGGCCGGATCGTGGCCCGTTACCTGGACGTCAACCCGAACGGTTCGTACCGCGACATCGCCGGCATCACCAACGCGGCCGGCAATGTCGTCGGCCTGATGCCGCACCCGGAGCACGCCGTGGAGCCGCTCACCGGCCCGACCACCGAGGGCCTGGGCTTCTTCACTTCCGTCCTGAAGCAGCTGGTGAACGCCTGA
- the purS gene encoding phosphoribosylformylglycinamidine synthase subunit PurS — MARVVVDVMLKPEILDPQGQAVQRALPRLGFAGIADVRQGKRFELELEGPVDDAALARIREAAETFLANTVIEDFTVRIEDGDAK, encoded by the coding sequence GTGGCACGCGTCGTAGTCGACGTCATGCTCAAGCCGGAGATCCTCGACCCCCAGGGCCAGGCGGTGCAGCGTGCACTGCCGCGTCTCGGGTTCGCCGGGATCGCCGACGTCCGCCAGGGCAAGCGTTTCGAGTTGGAGCTGGAGGGGCCGGTCGACGACGCCGCGCTCGCCCGCATCCGCGAGGCCGCCGAGACCTTCCTCGCCAACACCGTGATCGAGGACTTCACCGTCCGGATCGAGGACGGGGACGCCAAGTGA
- a CDS encoding histone-like nucleoid-structuring protein Lsr2 yields MAQRVVVTLSDDLDGGTAAETVHFGVDGKSYEIDLSADNAEKLREALAPFVAAGRRQSRSGKSFRRTALTPDPAAVRAWAQSNGHELPARGRIPKHVYEAFAESN; encoded by the coding sequence ATGGCTCAGCGTGTAGTCGTCACGCTCTCCGACGATCTGGACGGCGGCACCGCCGCGGAAACCGTTCACTTCGGCGTGGACGGGAAGTCGTACGAGATCGACCTGTCCGCCGACAACGCGGAAAAGCTGCGTGAGGCCCTCGCCCCGTTCGTCGCCGCCGGTCGCCGGCAGAGCCGGAGCGGAAAGTCCTTCCGCCGCACCGCGCTCACCCCGGACCCGGCCGCCGTGCGCGCCTGGGCCCAGTCGAACGGGCACGAGCTGCCCGCCCGCGGCCGCATCCCGAAGCACGTCTACGAGGCGTTCGCCGAGAGCAACTGA
- a CDS encoding ABC transporter ATP-binding protein produces MTDTSRSRPAVEARGLHRRYGPSGPAGFEAVRGLDLDVAPGELFALLGTNGAGKTSTLEVLEGLAAPSGGEVRVLGLDPLRERAALRPRIGVMLQEGGFPGELTVAETGRCWAGLTTGARAVDEALDLVGLLPRRAVRVKQLSGGERRRLDLATALLGRPEVLFLDEPSTGLDPEARAAVWRLIRQLRADGTTVVLTTHYLEEAEELADRLAIMHHGRVVTGGTVAEVLAAHPARISFELPERTGPHASLDLPVLPGARPELDGRRVLLRTPDLQGTLTELLGWAARHRVELARLDARSASLEEAFLAVAASGGPAPAAAPARPETAGRAA; encoded by the coding sequence ATGACCGACACCAGCCGTTCCCGCCCCGCCGTCGAGGCCCGCGGGCTGCACCGCCGCTACGGACCGTCCGGCCCGGCCGGGTTCGAGGCCGTCCGCGGCCTGGACCTCGACGTCGCCCCCGGCGAGCTGTTCGCCCTGCTGGGCACCAACGGCGCGGGCAAGACCTCCACCCTGGAGGTGCTGGAGGGCCTGGCCGCGCCCAGCGGCGGCGAGGTCCGGGTGCTCGGCCTGGACCCGCTGCGCGAGCGGGCCGCGCTGCGCCCGCGGATCGGCGTCATGCTCCAGGAGGGCGGCTTCCCCGGCGAACTGACCGTCGCCGAGACCGGCCGCTGCTGGGCCGGGCTGACCACCGGCGCCCGCGCCGTCGACGAGGCGCTCGACCTGGTCGGCCTGCTGCCCCGGCGCGCGGTGCGGGTCAAGCAGCTGTCCGGCGGCGAGCGCCGCCGACTGGACCTGGCGACGGCCCTGCTCGGCCGCCCCGAGGTGCTGTTCCTGGACGAGCCGTCCACCGGACTGGACCCGGAGGCCCGGGCCGCGGTGTGGCGGCTGATCCGTCAACTGCGGGCGGACGGCACCACGGTGGTGCTCACCACGCACTACCTGGAGGAGGCCGAGGAGCTCGCCGACCGGCTGGCGATCATGCACCACGGCCGGGTGGTCACCGGCGGCACGGTCGCCGAGGTGCTGGCCGCCCACCCGGCCCGGATCAGCTTCGAACTCCCCGAGCGCACCGGCCCGCACGCCTCGCTCGACCTGCCGGTCCTGCCCGGCGCGCGGCCGGAACTCGACGGCCGCCGGGTGCTGCTGCGCACCCCCGACCTCCAGGGCACCCTGACCGAGCTGCTCGGCTGGGCCGCCCGCCACCGGGTCGAGCTGGCCCGGCTGGACGCCCGCAGCGCCTCGCTGGAGGAGGCGTTCCTCGCCGTCGCCGCGTCCGGCGGCCCCGCCCCCGCCGCTGCCCCCGCCCGCCCCGAGACCGCCGGACGTGCCGCATGA
- a CDS encoding ABC transporter permease encodes MTTAAPTPAVPAGRTGPTGPTGPAAARRSPAARLLALGRAEVTLLSRNRTALFMALVLPLVLVGSLRSALRAAAERTGGLDVNANLVTSSMGVVLLIVVYCNLTTAYTARRTDLVLKRLRTGEAADAEILLGTALPSIGLALLQCLLLAVGGAAALHLRAPANPPLVLLGLVLSATLLTALAALSSAVTRSVETAGVTTLPLLLVAQLGSGLLIPLESLPDGLADACRLLPTTPALQLVRTGWFGTDGTGPSEGFLGSWGPAAPPLLLSLVWAAAAVWAAGRWFRWEPRR; translated from the coding sequence ATGACCACCGCCGCCCCCACTCCCGCCGTCCCCGCCGGGCGCACCGGCCCCACCGGTCCCACCGGCCCCGCCGCCGCCCGCCGCTCCCCCGCTGCCCGGCTGCTCGCCCTCGGCCGGGCCGAGGTCACCCTGCTGAGCCGCAACCGCACCGCCCTGTTCATGGCCCTGGTGCTGCCGCTGGTCCTGGTCGGTTCGCTCCGCTCGGCGCTGCGGGCCGCCGCCGAGCGCACCGGCGGGCTGGACGTGAACGCCAACCTGGTGACCAGCTCGATGGGCGTCGTCCTGCTGATCGTCGTCTACTGCAACCTGACCACCGCGTACACCGCCCGCCGCACCGACCTGGTGCTGAAGCGGCTGCGCACCGGCGAGGCCGCCGACGCCGAGATCCTGCTCGGCACCGCGCTCCCCTCGATCGGGCTGGCCCTGCTCCAGTGCCTGCTGCTGGCCGTCGGCGGCGCGGCCGCGCTGCACCTGCGCGCCCCCGCGAACCCGCCGCTGGTGCTGCTCGGACTGGTCCTGTCCGCGACCCTGCTGACCGCCCTGGCGGCGCTGTCCAGCGCGGTGACCAGGAGCGTGGAGACGGCCGGTGTCACCACCCTGCCGCTGCTGCTGGTGGCGCAGCTCGGCTCCGGTCTGCTGATCCCGCTGGAGTCGCTGCCGGACGGGCTGGCGGACGCCTGCCGCCTGCTGCCGACCACCCCGGCCCTGCAACTGGTCCGGACCGGCTGGTTCGGCACCGACGGCACCGGCCCGTCCGAGGGCTTCCTCGGCAGCTGGGGCCCGGCCGCGCCGCCGCTGCTGCTCTCCCTGGTCTGGGCCGCCGCCGCGGTCTGGGCGGCCGGCCGCTGGTTCCGCTGGGAGCCGCGCCGCTAG
- a CDS encoding sensor histidine kinase: protein MRVSRPRPVRRWRALSKPQRTELYMRWSLYAVAVLQVFAVYGLLGSAYGQRRASAVELRVEVPGTLLAAALNVVLVRTGLPAYLGRRPHPYGWAAVSGAVSAALSAATLLLGPRPLDGAETSTPVAVVTMTFWIATAVLALPVLRAVAAAVAGLAAVAVALLAAGEPAGFVLGVLLGCLIGSATAGATARGSAWTAKVVWELDGARETQARLAVAEERLRFSRDLHDVLGRNLATIALKSELAVQLARRQRPEAVDQMTEVQRIAQDSQREVREVVRGYRTVELHTELAGAASVLRAANVDCRTELSGADRLPAGAQSVLGWVVREAATNVLRHSEAANCRFRLRVSGGTALLEVENDGVPAVPPPRAEGAGSGLRGLGERLAAHGGTLTAAGSGPGRFRLTAELPTTAGGTTS from the coding sequence GTGCGGGTCAGCCGACCACGACCGGTCCGCCGCTGGCGGGCCCTGTCCAAGCCGCAGCGCACCGAGCTGTACATGCGCTGGTCGCTGTACGCGGTGGCGGTGCTGCAGGTGTTCGCGGTGTACGGCCTGCTGGGCAGCGCGTACGGGCAGCGGCGGGCCTCGGCCGTCGAGCTGCGGGTCGAGGTGCCGGGCACGCTGCTGGCGGCGGCGCTGAACGTGGTGCTGGTGCGCACCGGGCTGCCCGCCTACCTGGGCCGCCGCCCGCACCCGTACGGCTGGGCGGCGGTGTCGGGCGCGGTGTCGGCGGCGCTGTCGGCGGCGACCCTGCTGCTCGGGCCGCGCCCGCTGGACGGGGCGGAGACGTCCACGCCGGTGGCGGTCGTGACGATGACCTTCTGGATCGCCACCGCGGTCCTGGCCCTGCCGGTGCTCCGGGCGGTGGCGGCGGCGGTGGCCGGCCTGGCCGCGGTGGCGGTGGCGCTGCTGGCGGCGGGCGAGCCCGCCGGGTTCGTGCTGGGCGTGCTGCTCGGCTGCCTGATCGGCTCGGCGACGGCCGGGGCCACCGCCCGCGGCTCGGCGTGGACCGCGAAGGTGGTCTGGGAGCTGGACGGGGCCCGGGAGACCCAGGCCCGGCTGGCGGTCGCCGAGGAGCGGCTGCGCTTCTCCCGGGACCTGCACGACGTACTGGGCCGCAACCTGGCCACCATCGCGCTGAAGAGCGAGCTGGCGGTGCAGCTGGCCCGCCGTCAGCGCCCGGAGGCGGTGGACCAGATGACCGAGGTGCAGCGGATCGCGCAGGACTCGCAGCGCGAGGTCCGCGAGGTGGTGCGCGGCTACCGCACCGTCGAGCTGCACACCGAACTGGCCGGCGCCGCCTCGGTGCTGCGGGCGGCGAACGTCGACTGCCGCACCGAGCTGTCCGGCGCGGACCGCCTGCCCGCCGGGGCGCAGTCGGTGCTGGGCTGGGTGGTGCGGGAGGCGGCGACCAACGTGCTGCGGCACTCGGAGGCCGCGAACTGCCGCTTCCGGCTGCGGGTCTCCGGCGGGACGGCGCTGCTGGAGGTGGAGAACGACGGCGTGCCGGCCGTCCCGCCGCCGCGCGCGGAGGGCGCGGGCAGCGGGCTGCGCGGCCTGGGCGAGCGGCTGGCCGCGCACGGCGGCACCCTGACCGCGGCCGGCAGCGGCCCGGGGCGGTTCCGACTGACCGCCGAACTACCGACCACAGCGGGGGGAACCACGTCATGA
- a CDS encoding response regulator transcription factor: MTGPVRVLLADDEHLIRGALAALLALEDDLTVVAEAASGPEALAMAAAHRPDVAVLDLQMPGLDGLEVAAELRHRLPECRVMIVTGHGRPGYLKRALEVGVRGFLPKTVSASDLAGIIRTVRAGGRYVDPELAAEAISAGDSPLTPRETDVLELAADGSPVAEIAERARLSPGTVRNYLSSAAGKLGAENRHAAVRIAREHGWL; this comes from the coding sequence ATGACCGGTCCGGTGCGGGTGCTGCTCGCGGACGACGAGCACCTGATCCGCGGCGCGCTGGCCGCGCTGCTCGCCCTGGAGGACGACCTGACGGTGGTCGCGGAGGCGGCGTCCGGCCCGGAGGCGCTGGCGATGGCCGCCGCGCACCGCCCGGACGTGGCGGTGCTGGACCTCCAGATGCCGGGCCTGGACGGCCTGGAGGTGGCGGCCGAGCTGCGCCACCGGCTGCCGGAGTGCCGGGTGATGATCGTGACCGGGCACGGCCGTCCCGGGTACCTGAAGCGGGCCCTGGAGGTCGGGGTGCGCGGCTTCCTGCCCAAGACCGTCTCGGCCTCCGACCTGGCCGGCATCATCCGCACCGTCCGGGCGGGCGGCCGCTACGTGGACCCGGAGCTGGCGGCGGAGGCGATCAGCGCGGGCGACTCCCCGCTGACCCCGCGCGAGACGGACGTGCTGGAGCTGGCCGCGGACGGCTCCCCGGTCGCCGAGATCGCCGAGCGGGCCCGGCTCTCCCCCGGCACGGTGCGCAACTACCTGTCCTCGGCCGCGGGCAAGCTCGGCGCGGAGAACCGGCACGCGGCGGTCCGGATCGCCCGCGAGCACGGCTGGCTGTAG
- a CDS encoding phosphoribosylaminoimidazolesuccinocarboxamide synthase has translation MSGFVTKPEPVQVPGLVHLHTGKVRDLYRDGSGNLVMVASDRTSAYDWVLPNEIPDKGRVLTQLSLWWFERIADIVPHHVVSTEPPEGAPADWAGRTLVCRSLDMVPVECVARGYLAGSGLEEYRADQTVCGIGLPAGLENGSELPGPIYTPALKAEVGEHDENVSYEETARRIGAELAATLRQTTLAVYSRARDIARERGLILADTKFEFGLLGGELVIGDEVLTPDSSRFWPADAWQPGQDQPSFDKQIIRDWLTSPASGWDRRSENPPPRLPDEVVAHTRQRYLDAYEKLTGLDWK, from the coding sequence GTGAGCGGATTCGTCACCAAGCCCGAGCCGGTCCAGGTGCCCGGCCTGGTCCACCTGCACACCGGCAAGGTGCGCGACCTGTACCGGGACGGCAGCGGCAACCTGGTGATGGTGGCCAGCGACCGGACCTCCGCGTACGACTGGGTGCTGCCCAACGAGATCCCCGACAAGGGCCGCGTGCTCACCCAGCTCTCGCTGTGGTGGTTCGAGCGGATCGCCGACATCGTCCCCCACCACGTCGTCTCCACCGAGCCGCCCGAGGGCGCCCCCGCCGACTGGGCCGGGCGCACCCTGGTCTGCCGCAGCCTCGACATGGTGCCGGTGGAGTGCGTCGCCCGCGGCTACCTGGCGGGCTCCGGGCTGGAGGAGTACCGGGCCGACCAGACGGTGTGCGGCATCGGCCTGCCCGCGGGCCTGGAGAACGGCTCCGAACTGCCCGGTCCGATCTACACCCCCGCGCTCAAGGCCGAGGTCGGCGAGCACGACGAGAACGTCTCCTACGAGGAGACCGCCCGCCGGATCGGCGCCGAACTCGCCGCCACCCTGCGCCAGACCACCCTCGCGGTGTACTCCCGGGCCCGCGACATCGCCCGCGAGCGCGGCCTGATCCTCGCCGACACCAAGTTCGAATTCGGCCTGTTGGGCGGCGAGTTGGTGATCGGCGACGAGGTGCTCACCCCCGACTCCTCGCGCTTCTGGCCCGCCGACGCGTGGCAGCCCGGCCAGGACCAGCCGTCCTTCGACAAGCAGATCATCCGTGACTGGCTGACCTCCCCCGCCTCCGGCTGGGACCGCCGGAGCGAGAACCCGCCGCCCCGGCTGCCCGACGAGGTCGTCGCGCACACCCGGCAGCGCTACCTCGACGCGTACGAGAAGCTCACCGGCCTCGACTGGAAGTGA